The sequence CAACTACGGCATGGCCGAAGTTCTCTATCTCAGTAGGATTTCCCTGCGGCCCTAAAAGATCTAACAGGAAATCGCCCTTTTGCATCCCGGCTAAAAGCGTGGTAGTCTGGCCTGCCTCCTGAAAGACTAAAGTAACAGTCCCTTTATCCCTGTCAAAATCAGCGATGGTCAAAGGCACGCGCTCGCCTTTTTCGGTTACCCGGATAATAACGAACTGGCCGGCGCGGGCCTTTCTGGCAATGAAAGGCGCTTCCATAAGGACATAATGCATTTTCGGGCCTAACGTGTATTTATCCAGTATCTTGAACATTCCTGACCTCTTGGCTGGCAGTTAAAGAATAATTTGCATTTATTATATTTTAAACAAAAGGTTTTTGCCAGATAATTTTTTAAAAAGCTGTTGGCGGACCACGATGCTCCTAACCTATATGATCACGGGTGATCTCGAAGGTGTCCAGGGCGATCTGCAATTCTTCATTGGTCGGGATAACATATACTTTTATCCGGGAACTGTCTTTGCTGATCAAAGACTCTTTTCCCGAAGCTGCAGCCTTGTTCTTTGCCGGGTCTATCTCTATACCCAGATTTTCCAGGCCGCAAATGCTTTCCGCCCGGATGAACGCGTTATTCTCGCCGATGCCGCCGGTAAAAACAATGGCGTCGGTATTTCCCAAAGCCGCCAGATAAGCGCCTATGTACTTCTTCAAGCGGTAACAAAAGATGTCTATCGCCAGTTTCGCCCGGCTATCGCCTTTTTCCCTGGCCTCGATCAGATTGCGCATATCATTGCTTATCTCGGAAATACCCAGCAAACCGCTCTGTTTATTTAAAAGGGTGTTCAACGCCTCGGGGGAATAACCTTTACCGGCCAGATATAAGAGCACTGCCGGGTCGATATCGCCGGAGCGCGTGCCCATAACCAGCCCCTCCAGCGGGGTCAACCCCATGCTCGTATCCGCGGAACAGCCGCTCTTTACCGCGCAGATGCTGCAGCCGTTGCCCAAATGACAGATAATGGAATTTACTTTAGCCGGTTCGAGGCCCATAACCGAGGCCAGCTTGCGGCTGACATAACGGTGCGAGGTCCCGTGAAAACCGTAACGCCGGATCTTGTATTTGCGGTACAACTCCGAAGGAATAGCGTAACGATAGGCGTAATCCGGGATGCTGTGATGGAACGCGGTATCGAACGTGGCTACCTCAACCGCGTGCGGCAGGGATTTCTTACAGGACCTGATCCCTATGAGATTAGGGGCATTGTGTAAAGGCCCAAGGTCCATATACTCCTCGATGACTTTCTCTACCCGCTCATCCGCTATTACGGATTCAGTATAGACCTCGCCGCAATGCAGGACGCGGTGCCCTATCCCGGTTATTTCGTCAACGGATGAGATGACCCCCTGCTGCGGGTCGCTGAGCATCTTCAGGATGAAATGTATGCCTTCCTCGTGGTTGGCGATATGGTTCTTTATCTCAAAGCTGCCGCGAACGCTCTTCTGGAAATACCCGGATGATCCCTCGCCGATCTTCTCAAGCAAACCTTTAGCCAGGACCTTTTCCTGGGGCATTTCAAAAAGCTGATATTTGATGGAAGAGCTTCCGGAATTGATAACCAGGATTTTCATCGGTTGTCCTTTTCTTTAAAAACTTATTGATATGTGGCCAGCTGCTTTATCCTTTTCAACATATTCGGATGGGTGCTTAACATCTCAAGCATCCTGTCGCCGACACCCAGCCTGATCTTTTTGGCCCTCACCGCCAGGAGCTCGGCTGAATCGATCGTGCCGCTTCTATCCTTATCCAGGGCTTTAAGCTCGCGTATCTCATCCATGGCCCGGGACGGGTCATTGGCGAAAAACGCCTTTAGCCCTTCTGTCTCCTTTAATTCCTCTTTATCCATCCTGGCTGAGCCGTAAACCAGCTTATATAACGCCGAGGCCAAAGCCTGCGGACGGCATCCCAAAAGGATCGCCCCGCGGTCGGCGAAATATTCCCGGATCCTCGACGCGTACAACACCAAAAGGTTGGTGATGAAATAAAACGCGAACGCGGCTACCCCGATAAGGGCGGTATTGCCGCTATTCCTGTCGGAGCTGCGCCGGCGGCCGTAGAAAAGGAAATTCCAGGCCAGCCGATAAAAGATCATCGGGATCACCGATAAGATCGTGATGGTCAACACATCCCTGTTCTTGATATGGCTCATCTCATGGGCCAGGACAGCCTTTAATTCCTCGTCATCCAAAAGCCCGAGGATACCCTGGGTTACGCAGATCCTGCCGTCTTTGACCCCTCTGCCAAAAGCAAAGGCATTGGGTATGGCTATCTGGGCGATGCCGATCCGCGGCATAGGCAGCCCGGCTTTGATCGCCAGGCTTTCCACCATTTGGAAAAGTTTGGGATTATCCTGGTGCTTCAGGTATTTTACCCGCATAGTCCACTCAATAAGCATCGGGCCGATCATATACTGGATGAACATCAGGACCAATGAAAAGACCAGATAAAGATAAAAGTCGTTTATCCCGGCGTAAGTCCCGAGCATTACAACGACCGCGTAGATGATCCCGAATAAAACCGCCAGCAAAACGCCCATTTTCAATCTTAATTCGAACATTTAAAAACAACCCTTCTATTTTATCACGCGGGCCTTTATAGTGAACTTATATGCCGGATTGGCCGGATCATCGGTATTCACGTAAATGAACTGATGGACATCGCCGTTGTAGCCGGTGGTCTTGAACTCCACGTCGATCGCCGTGCTTTCGCCTGGCGCGAGGCTCTTCCTGGCGATCTTTGACACAGTACAGCCGCAGGAGGTATAACTGCCGGTTATATTAAAAGGTTTTTCCGATTTGTTCGTAAAAATGAACTCGTGTTCAACAGGCTTTCCCGCCTTTACCGCGCCGAAATCCCAGAGATACGGGTCAGCGGATTGAACCTGCGCGGCCTGGCCATCCGCCTCATCTAACGGTTCAGCCTGGGCGTAACAGCCGGCTAATACCGATAAAAAAAAGCATAAACCGAACAGGGCTTTCATCCTATCCCCTCCAAATAATAAACGCACCGAGGCTGAAAAATAAGGCCGCCATCAATATTTTAACCGCCAG is a genomic window of Candidatus Omnitrophota bacterium containing:
- a CDS encoding zinc metalloprotease HtpX — its product is MFELRLKMGVLLAVLFGIIYAVVVMLGTYAGINDFYLYLVFSLVLMFIQYMIGPMLIEWTMRVKYLKHQDNPKLFQMVESLAIKAGLPMPRIGIAQIAIPNAFAFGRGVKDGRICVTQGILGLLDDEELKAVLAHEMSHIKNRDVLTITILSVIPMIFYRLAWNFLFYGRRRSSDRNSGNTALIGVAAFAFYFITNLLVLYASRIREYFADRGAILLGCRPQALASALYKLVYGSARMDKEELKETEGLKAFFANDPSRAMDEIRELKALDKDRSGTIDSAELLAVRAKKIRLGVGDRMLEMLSTHPNMLKRIKQLATYQ
- a CDS encoding acetate kinase, with translation MKILVINSGSSSIKYQLFEMPQEKVLAKGLLEKIGEGSSGYFQKSVRGSFEIKNHIANHEEGIHFILKMLSDPQQGVISSVDEITGIGHRVLHCGEVYTESVIADERVEKVIEEYMDLGPLHNAPNLIGIRSCKKSLPHAVEVATFDTAFHHSIPDYAYRYAIPSELYRKYKIRRYGFHGTSHRYVSRKLASVMGLEPAKVNSIICHLGNGCSICAVKSGCSADTSMGLTPLEGLVMGTRSGDIDPAVLLYLAGKGYSPEALNTLLNKQSGLLGISEISNDMRNLIEAREKGDSRAKLAIDIFCYRLKKYIGAYLAALGNTDAIVFTGGIGENNAFIRAESICGLENLGIEIDPAKNKAAASGKESLISKDSSRIKVYVIPTNEELQIALDTFEITRDHIG
- a CDS encoding DUF1573 domain-containing protein; translated protein: MKALFGLCFFLSVLAGCYAQAEPLDEADGQAAQVQSADPYLWDFGAVKAGKPVEHEFIFTNKSEKPFNITGSYTSCGCTVSKIARKSLAPGESTAIDVEFKTTGYNGDVHQFIYVNTDDPANPAYKFTIKARVIK